From a single Spongiibacter taiwanensis genomic region:
- a CDS encoding CmpA/NrtA family ABC transporter substrate-binding protein → MSGKHNNKFADLEKTEVKLGFIPLTDCAPLVIAQEKGYFAAEGLSVTLSRESSWAGIRDKVGLGILDGAQMIASMPVASRLGVSSPKLDFVSAMVLDLNGNAITVNNHLYDRMYAIDPRVEFSPLVAAQALQCVIEEDKRARKPKLRFGIVYPCSTQSFELRYWLASSGIDPDNDVDIVVIPPPRMVTAMNDGEIQGFSVGEPWNTLAVQQQLGHVVATKYQLWNNSPEKVFAVTESWAEDHPFTHQAILRALLKACIWLDKKENRKAAARILSQAAYIALPTDTVAMSLNGLSLKHFGKEPEKVPDFHVFHRYSANFPWLNHPEWFISQMYRWGQLTVPIDIEKTVRLVFKPAEYRIAAAAIGLDCPTIDRKTEGNLHEKMVLPKSQHLGPNQFLDGQVITVGGIIRYLEQQNFSQADIPALRLINTKKEA, encoded by the coding sequence ATGAGCGGTAAACACAATAATAAGTTTGCTGATTTAGAAAAAACCGAGGTCAAGCTGGGCTTTATCCCGCTGACCGACTGCGCACCGCTGGTGATTGCCCAGGAAAAGGGCTACTTCGCCGCCGAAGGTCTCAGCGTTACCCTGTCCCGGGAATCTTCCTGGGCGGGGATTCGCGACAAGGTCGGGCTCGGCATTCTCGACGGCGCACAGATGATCGCCTCCATGCCGGTGGCATCACGCTTGGGCGTTTCCAGCCCCAAGCTGGACTTTGTCAGCGCGATGGTGCTGGACCTTAACGGTAACGCCATTACCGTGAACAACCATCTTTATGATCGCATGTACGCCATCGACCCCCGGGTAGAATTCAGCCCGCTGGTCGCCGCGCAGGCGCTGCAGTGCGTGATTGAGGAAGACAAGCGCGCACGCAAGCCCAAACTCCGCTTCGGTATTGTGTACCCCTGCTCAACCCAAAGTTTTGAGCTGCGCTACTGGCTGGCCAGCTCCGGTATCGATCCCGACAACGACGTCGACATTGTGGTCATCCCGCCACCGCGGATGGTAACGGCAATGAACGATGGCGAGATTCAAGGCTTCAGCGTCGGTGAACCTTGGAACACCCTGGCCGTGCAACAGCAATTGGGTCACGTGGTGGCCACCAAATATCAGCTTTGGAACAACAGCCCAGAGAAGGTGTTTGCCGTCACCGAAAGCTGGGCCGAGGATCACCCCTTTACCCATCAGGCGATATTGCGGGCCCTGCTCAAGGCCTGCATCTGGCTGGACAAAAAGGAAAACCGCAAGGCCGCCGCCCGGATTCTCAGTCAGGCCGCCTACATCGCCCTGCCCACCGACACCGTGGCCATGTCACTCAACGGTCTTTCCCTGAAGCACTTCGGCAAAGAGCCCGAGAAAGTGCCAGATTTCCATGTATTCCACCGCTACTCGGCCAACTTCCCCTGGCTCAATCACCCGGAATGGTTTATCTCCCAGATGTATCGCTGGGGGCAGCTCACTGTGCCTATCGATATCGAAAAAACCGTGCGCCTGGTGTTCAAGCCCGCCGAGTATCGTATCGCCGCCGCCGCGATTGGCCTGGACTGCCCGACCATTGACCGCAAAACCGAGGGCAATCTGCACGAGAAAATGGTCCTGCCCAAGTCCCAGCACCTGGGGCCCAATCAATTTCTGGATGGGCAGGTCATTACCGTTGGCGGTATCATTCGCTACCTTGAGCAACAGAACTTCTCCCAGGCAGACATTCCTGCTCTGCGGCTGATTAACACCAAAAAAGAGGCGTAA
- a CDS encoding ABC transporter ATP-binding protein, with amino-acid sequence MSHYLDISQVGIEFPTKNGPFRALDGVDLKIAKGEFISLIGHSGCGKSTVLNIVAGLYRATEGAVVLESKEVNDPGPDRAVVFQNHSLFPWLTVYENVELAVKQVFKGRKSKAEMREWIEHNLELVHMTHATHKLPAEISGGMKQRVGIARALAMEPKVLLMDEPFGALDALTRAHLQDALMEIQAELNNTVILITHDVDEAVLLSDRIVMMSNGPAAKIGEILHVDLPRPRDRLTLADNPDYNHYRAEVLTFLHRKQAKPDVPATKKKPALIETPPALKKVVGG; translated from the coding sequence ATGTCTCACTACCTCGATATCTCTCAGGTCGGCATTGAATTCCCGACCAAAAATGGCCCCTTCCGCGCCTTGGACGGAGTTGACCTTAAAATCGCCAAGGGCGAGTTTATCTCGCTGATCGGGCACTCGGGCTGTGGCAAATCCACCGTGTTGAATATCGTTGCCGGACTGTACCGGGCCACCGAGGGCGCCGTGGTGCTCGAGTCCAAAGAAGTGAATGATCCTGGCCCGGATCGTGCAGTAGTGTTTCAAAATCACTCCCTGTTTCCCTGGCTGACCGTTTATGAAAATGTGGAGCTTGCGGTGAAGCAGGTGTTTAAAGGGCGCAAAAGCAAGGCCGAAATGCGGGAGTGGATTGAGCATAACCTGGAACTCGTGCATATGACCCACGCGACTCATAAACTACCCGCCGAGATTTCCGGCGGCATGAAGCAGCGGGTGGGTATCGCCAGAGCCCTGGCCATGGAACCCAAGGTACTGTTGATGGACGAGCCCTTCGGCGCCCTGGATGCGTTGACTCGGGCCCACCTGCAGGACGCCCTGATGGAGATTCAGGCCGAGTTGAACAACACCGTGATCCTGATTACCCACGATGTGGACGAGGCCGTCTTGTTGTCCGACCGGATTGTGATGATGAGCAACGGGCCCGCAGCCAAGATTGGCGAGATTCTGCATGTTGATCTGCCCCGTCCGCGGGATCGCCTGACCCTGGCAGACAACCCGGACTACAACCACTATCGTGCAGAGGTCTTGACCTTCCTGCACCGAAAACAAGCAAAACCCGACGTGCCTGCAACAAAAAAAAAGCCGGCACTGATTGAAACGCCCCCCGCCCTCAAAAAGGTGGTGGGCGGCTAA
- a CDS encoding ABC transporter permease yields the protein MFKQNTMRYLSLAGFSWMIPVFKLATGENPREQGQEILRQIGLPVLAVLIFLAIWSTLAARVDTSLGTFPGPAAVYSAAQGLVAEHKAEREKADAFYQRQVERNEKKLAKNPDAEVKIREYTGKATFIDQIFTSLKTVFTGFVVASLIAIPIGVACGLSPLLNAAIAPLIQIFKPVSPLAWLPLVTMVVSAVYVSDDPLFAKSFVNSAITVTLCCMWPTLINTAVGVASIDKDLINVGRVIRLGWVTRVRKIAIPASLPMIFTGLRISLGIGWMVLIAAEMLAQNPGLGKFVWDEFQNGSSESLARIMVAVITIGFIGFLLDSLMQTLHKVIARGEANS from the coding sequence ATGTTTAAACAAAATACCATGCGCTACCTCAGCCTGGCCGGCTTTAGCTGGATGATTCCGGTGTTCAAACTCGCCACCGGCGAGAATCCCCGGGAACAGGGCCAGGAAATCTTGCGCCAAATTGGCCTGCCCGTGCTGGCGGTGCTGATTTTTCTTGCCATCTGGTCGACCCTAGCCGCCCGGGTAGATACCAGTCTGGGCACTTTTCCCGGCCCCGCTGCAGTTTACAGCGCGGCACAGGGCCTGGTGGCAGAACACAAGGCCGAACGCGAAAAGGCCGATGCCTTCTACCAACGCCAGGTGGAACGCAATGAAAAGAAACTCGCCAAAAACCCAGACGCTGAAGTCAAAATCCGGGAATACACCGGCAAGGCGACCTTTATCGATCAGATTTTCACCAGCCTGAAAACCGTCTTTACCGGCTTTGTTGTAGCCTCCCTCATCGCTATTCCGATTGGCGTCGCCTGCGGCCTGAGCCCCCTGCTGAACGCCGCCATCGCCCCGCTGATTCAGATTTTCAAGCCGGTGTCGCCGCTGGCCTGGCTGCCCTTGGTGACGATGGTCGTCAGTGCGGTCTACGTGAGCGATGACCCGCTGTTTGCCAAATCCTTTGTCAACTCTGCCATTACCGTCACCCTGTGCTGCATGTGGCCGACCCTGATCAACACTGCCGTTGGCGTGGCCAGCATCGACAAGGACCTGATCAACGTCGGCCGGGTTATTCGCCTCGGCTGGGTTACCCGGGTGCGTAAAATCGCCATTCCTGCCTCGCTGCCGATGATCTTTACTGGGCTGCGCATTTCTCTGGGCATTGGCTGGATGGTACTGATTGCCGCCGAGATGCTGGCCCAAAACCCGGGGCTGGGAAAATTCGTCTGGGACGAATTCCAGAACGGCAGCTCCGAATCCCTCGCCCGTATCATGGTGGCGGTCATCACCATTGGCTTTATCGGCTTTCTGCTCGATTCGCTGATGCAAACCCTTCACAAAGTTATCGCCCGCGGCGAAGCCAACAGCTGA
- a CDS encoding CmpA/NrtA family ABC transporter substrate-binding protein — MSWYKRLTKASPVKTKSTSRHLVKVALSALAIGVSGASLAAEPEKEELKFGFIKLTDMAPLAIAYEKQFFEDEGLYVTLEAQANWKVLLDRVIDGQLDGAHMLAGQPLGATIGFGTQAHIITAFSMDLNGNGITVSNEVWEQMKPGIPKQADGKPVHPIKADYLKPVVEKYKAQGKPFNMGMVFPVSTHNYELRYWLAAGGIHPGYYAPLKGDISGQIDADALLSVTPPPQMPATLEAGTIYGYCVGEPWNQQAVFKGIGVPVITDYEIWKDNPEKVFGVSKEWADKYPQTHIAVVKAMIRAAKWLDDNNNANRPEAVKILSQSNYVGADYEVIANSMTGTFEYEKGDKREVPDFNVFFRYNATYPYYSDAVWYLTQMRRWGQIPEHKPDSWYMDIAKKVYRPDIYAAAAKELIAEGKMAASDFPDFAKETGFKPPQTEFIDNITYDGSKPNEYLSKFAIGLKPADTLK, encoded by the coding sequence ATGTCCTGGTACAAACGCCTGACAAAAGCGTCACCGGTTAAAACAAAGTCAACGTCGCGCCATTTAGTGAAAGTTGCCCTCAGCGCGCTGGCCATTGGCGTCAGCGGTGCCAGCCTGGCAGCAGAGCCCGAGAAAGAGGAGCTGAAATTCGGCTTTATCAAACTCACCGACATGGCCCCTTTGGCTATTGCCTACGAAAAGCAATTCTTTGAAGACGAGGGTTTGTACGTCACCCTCGAGGCCCAGGCAAACTGGAAAGTGCTGCTCGACCGGGTGATCGACGGCCAGCTGGACGGCGCCCATATGCTTGCCGGTCAGCCGCTGGGCGCCACCATTGGTTTCGGCACCCAGGCCCACATCATCACCGCCTTCAGCATGGACTTGAACGGCAATGGCATCACCGTTTCCAACGAGGTGTGGGAACAGATGAAGCCCGGCATCCCCAAGCAGGCTGACGGCAAACCGGTACACCCGATCAAAGCCGACTACCTCAAGCCCGTCGTGGAAAAATACAAAGCCCAGGGCAAGCCCTTCAACATGGGCATGGTATTTCCGGTCTCCACCCACAACTATGAACTGCGCTACTGGCTCGCCGCTGGCGGTATCCACCCCGGCTACTACGCGCCGCTAAAAGGCGATATCAGCGGCCAGATCGACGCCGACGCGCTGCTGTCAGTGACCCCACCACCGCAAATGCCAGCCACGCTGGAAGCCGGCACTATCTACGGTTATTGCGTGGGAGAACCCTGGAACCAGCAAGCCGTATTCAAAGGGATCGGCGTACCGGTCATCACGGACTACGAGATCTGGAAAGACAACCCGGAGAAGGTATTCGGCGTCAGCAAGGAATGGGCAGACAAGTACCCCCAAACCCACATTGCTGTAGTCAAAGCGATGATTCGCGCAGCCAAATGGCTGGATGACAACAACAATGCCAATCGCCCCGAGGCAGTAAAAATCCTGAGTCAGTCCAACTATGTGGGCGCCGACTACGAGGTTATTGCCAACTCCATGACCGGCACCTTCGAGTATGAGAAAGGCGACAAGCGCGAAGTACCCGACTTTAACGTGTTCTTCCGCTACAACGCGACCTACCCCTACTACTCCGACGCCGTCTGGTACCTGACCCAAATGCGCCGCTGGGGCCAGATCCCCGAGCACAAGCCGGACAGCTGGTACATGGATATCGCCAAGAAGGTTTACCGCCCCGACATTTACGCCGCAGCCGCCAAAGAGCTGATTGCTGAAGGCAAAATGGCAGCCAGCGACTTCCCTGATTTCGCCAAAGAGACTGGCTTCAAGCCACCGCAAACCGAGTTTATCGACAACATCACCTATGACGGCAGCAAGCCGAACGAGTACCTGTCGAAGTTTGCGATTGGCCTGAAACCTGCAGACACACTGAAGTAA
- a CDS encoding UDP-2,3-diacylglucosamine diphosphatase encodes MLRLFISDLHLEEARPDILRAFFQFLQDDAATADELYILGDFFEVWIGDDDLRPLAVDVAEKLKTCAAAGTDIFIMQGNRDFLLGEAFCQRADATLLNDPSVITLAGAPCLLMHGDSLCTRDENYMTFRRESRSSAWQNKVLSLPLEERRALARQLRMASTEANSNKAEDIMDVTPAEVVRELKAHQCLRLIHGHTHRPARHTLSVDDQPAERIVLGDWDSAIWWLRADDHELSLLNRPL; translated from the coding sequence ATGCTTCGGCTGTTCATCTCAGACCTGCATCTTGAAGAAGCGCGCCCGGATATTCTCCGGGCGTTTTTTCAATTTCTTCAGGACGACGCCGCCACGGCCGACGAGTTATACATTCTCGGCGACTTCTTTGAAGTGTGGATAGGCGATGACGACCTGCGCCCTTTGGCTGTAGACGTAGCAGAAAAACTGAAAACCTGCGCCGCCGCCGGCACCGACATATTTATCATGCAAGGCAACCGGGACTTCTTGCTGGGCGAGGCGTTCTGCCAGCGCGCCGACGCAACGCTACTTAATGACCCCAGCGTTATCACCCTTGCTGGCGCGCCCTGCTTACTGATGCACGGCGACAGCCTGTGCACTCGGGACGAAAACTATATGACCTTTCGCCGGGAGTCACGCTCCAGCGCCTGGCAGAACAAAGTGCTCAGCCTGCCCCTGGAGGAGCGCCGCGCCCTGGCCCGGCAACTGAGAATGGCCAGCACCGAGGCCAACAGCAACAAAGCCGAGGACATTATGGATGTCACTCCGGCAGAAGTCGTCCGAGAACTGAAAGCGCACCAATGTCTGCGCCTCATTCACGGCCACACCCACCGCCCTGCCCGCCACACTCTCAGCGTCGACGACCAACCAGCAGAGCGGATTGTTTTGGGCGACTGGGATTCGGCAATCTGGTGGCTTCGGGCCGACGATCACGAACTTTCCCTGCTCAACCGGCCTCTTTAG
- a CDS encoding peptidylprolyl isomerase: MVIFKTNFGDIKIELDFENAPKTAENFKQYVIDGHYDGTIFHRVINGFMIQGGGFEPGMKQKDTRDPIENEADNGLKNEVGTLAMARTMDPHSASAQFFINVKNNDFLNHSGKTMQGWGYAVFGKVSEGMDVVEKIKAVRTTSKAGHQDVPAEDVIIEKASWES, from the coding sequence ATGGTTATCTTTAAAACAAATTTTGGCGACATCAAGATTGAATTGGACTTTGAGAATGCGCCGAAAACCGCCGAAAACTTCAAGCAGTATGTTATCGACGGCCACTACGATGGCACCATTTTCCACCGCGTCATCAACGGCTTTATGATCCAGGGCGGCGGCTTCGAACCCGGCATGAAGCAGAAAGATACCCGTGACCCCATCGAAAACGAGGCAGATAACGGCCTGAAAAATGAGGTCGGCACCCTGGCAATGGCTCGCACCATGGACCCCCACTCCGCCAGCGCCCAGTTCTTTATCAACGTCAAAAACAACGATTTTCTCAACCACAGCGGCAAGACCATGCAGGGTTGGGGTTATGCGGTTTTCGGCAAAGTGTCCGAGGGCATGGACGTAGTCGAGAAGATCAAAGCCGTGCGCACCACCAGCAAGGCGGGACACCAGGACGTCCCGGCTGAAGACGTGATTATCGAGAAAGCCAGCTGGGAAAGCTGA
- a CDS encoding glutamine--tRNA ligase/YqeY domain fusion protein, protein MSEKDVSGNNFLRNLVKEDIAQGRLAEGALITRFPPEPNGYLHVGHAKSICLNFGLAQQFGGKCHLRFDDTNPAKEEQRYIDAIQEDIRWLGFSWDGPVRYASSYFDTLYEYAEHLIQAGKAFVCELNAEEMREYRGTLTEPGRNSPYRDRSVEENLALFRAMRAGEFDEGSKVLRAKIDMSSGNINLRDPVIYRIRKQHHHQTGDKWCIYPSYDFTHGQSDAIEGITHSICTLEFEDHRPLYEWFIANLPVPVEPKQYEFARLNLNYTVTSKRKLKALVDENIVDGWDDPRMPTIAGMRRRGFTPRSLRHFCEMVGVARSEGVVDVAMLEHAIRDDLDKNAPRAMCVLEPLKLVITNYPEDKVEWLSAPGHPNRDDLGERQLPFTREVFIEADDFREEANKKFKRLVLGKKVRLRNAYVLLAESVVKDDAGKVVEVHCSYDPGTHGEDPADGVKPKGVIHWVSASHGKRAQVRLYDRLFNHEAPDRGGEEFLDHVNPESLKVLDNCWIEPGLADAAPEQSFQFERNGYFVADRLEHSSAAPVFNRTIALRDSWGKAESNG, encoded by the coding sequence ATGAGTGAAAAAGACGTAAGCGGCAATAATTTCCTGCGCAACCTGGTGAAGGAAGACATTGCCCAGGGCCGTCTGGCCGAGGGGGCGCTGATAACGCGGTTTCCGCCGGAGCCTAATGGTTACCTCCATGTGGGTCATGCTAAATCGATCTGTTTGAATTTTGGCCTTGCCCAGCAATTTGGTGGCAAGTGTCACCTGCGCTTTGACGATACCAATCCGGCCAAAGAAGAGCAGCGCTACATTGATGCGATCCAAGAAGACATTCGGTGGTTGGGCTTTTCCTGGGATGGCCCGGTGCGCTATGCCTCTAGCTATTTCGATACCTTGTATGAGTACGCCGAGCATTTGATTCAGGCGGGCAAGGCCTTTGTCTGTGAGCTCAACGCAGAAGAGATGCGCGAATATCGCGGCACCTTGACCGAGCCCGGCAGGAACAGCCCTTACCGCGACCGCAGCGTCGAGGAAAATTTGGCGCTGTTCAGAGCAATGCGCGCCGGCGAGTTTGACGAGGGCAGCAAAGTGCTGCGGGCGAAAATTGATATGTCCTCGGGCAATATCAATCTTCGCGATCCAGTGATCTACCGCATTCGCAAGCAGCACCATCATCAGACCGGGGATAAGTGGTGTATTTATCCCAGCTATGATTTTACCCATGGTCAGTCCGACGCGATTGAGGGTATCACCCACTCAATCTGCACCCTGGAGTTTGAAGATCACCGGCCCCTGTACGAATGGTTTATTGCCAATCTGCCGGTGCCCGTCGAGCCCAAGCAATACGAATTTGCCCGGTTAAATCTGAATTACACGGTGACCAGCAAACGCAAACTCAAAGCGCTGGTCGACGAGAATATTGTCGATGGTTGGGATGATCCGCGTATGCCCACCATTGCCGGGATGCGCCGCCGTGGCTTTACGCCGCGGTCCCTGCGCCATTTCTGCGAAATGGTGGGGGTCGCGCGCAGTGAAGGTGTGGTCGACGTGGCCATGTTGGAGCATGCCATTCGCGATGATCTGGATAAAAATGCGCCCCGGGCCATGTGTGTGCTGGAGCCCCTGAAACTGGTGATTACCAATTACCCGGAAGACAAAGTGGAGTGGTTGTCTGCGCCGGGCCACCCCAATCGGGATGATCTGGGTGAGCGTCAGCTGCCTTTCACCCGCGAGGTGTTTATCGAGGCTGACGATTTTCGTGAAGAAGCCAACAAGAAATTCAAACGTCTGGTGCTTGGTAAAAAAGTGCGCCTGCGTAACGCTTATGTGCTGCTGGCAGAAAGCGTGGTGAAAGATGACGCTGGCAAGGTTGTGGAAGTGCATTGCAGCTACGATCCCGGCACCCATGGCGAAGATCCGGCCGATGGCGTTAAACCGAAAGGCGTGATCCATTGGGTGTCAGCCAGTCATGGCAAGCGGGCCCAGGTTCGACTGTATGACCGGCTGTTTAACCATGAGGCACCGGATCGCGGCGGCGAGGAATTTCTGGATCACGTCAACCCTGAATCCCTGAAGGTGCTGGACAACTGCTGGATCGAGCCCGGCCTGGCGGATGCGGCGCCGGAGCAAAGCTTCCAGTTTGAGCGCAATGGCTATTTTGTTGCCGACCGACTGGAGCACAGCAGCGCCGCGCCGGTGTTTAACCGCACCATCGCGCTGCGGGATAGCTGGGGTAAGGCTGAGTCTAACGGCTGA
- the cysS gene encoding cysteine--tRNA ligase: MSIQIYNTLRRGKQPLTPLVEGKIGMYVCGMTVYDYCHLGHARVLVAFDVITRFLRAKGYDVNYVRNITDIDDKILRRADENGEAFDALTARFIEAMNEDADRLGIIPPNREPRATSHIGDIIKMVETLIEKGFAYLADNGDVYYRVSRFANYGALSGKKTDELLAGARIAVDEAKEDPRDFALWKAAAPDEVHWQSPWGPGRPGWHIECSAMSTCCLGESFDIHGGGPDLVFPHHENEIAQSEAATGKTYAGAWMHAGAVRVDNEKMSKSLGNFFTIREILEKYPAEVVRYFLIASHYRSAINYSEDNLRIAQQNLERFYHSLKGLDVEVLEYAALPANDEFVARFDAAMSDDFNVPEALACLFDLTRKINQSRAAGDQVAARAQASLLKSLGGLLGILQSSAEAFLQGGAADAIAAEDIEALIAERAAAKKAKAFGRADEIRQQLLDQGVVLEDSREGTTWRRESAANQ, encoded by the coding sequence ATGAGCATACAAATCTACAACACCCTCCGCCGCGGCAAGCAGCCGCTCACCCCGCTGGTCGAAGGCAAAATCGGCATGTATGTATGTGGCATGACCGTGTACGACTACTGCCACCTGGGGCATGCCCGGGTGCTGGTGGCCTTTGACGTAATTACCCGCTTTTTGCGTGCCAAGGGTTATGACGTCAATTACGTGCGCAATATCACTGATATCGACGACAAGATTCTGCGTCGGGCCGACGAAAATGGCGAAGCCTTTGATGCCTTAACGGCGCGTTTTATCGAGGCGATGAATGAAGATGCCGACCGGCTGGGAATTATCCCTCCCAACCGGGAGCCCCGGGCAACCTCCCATATTGGCGACATCATCAAAATGGTCGAAACGCTGATCGAAAAGGGTTTTGCCTATCTGGCCGACAACGGTGATGTGTATTACCGGGTGAGCCGATTCGCCAATTATGGCGCGCTGTCGGGCAAGAAAACCGATGAGCTGTTGGCCGGTGCCCGCATTGCGGTGGATGAGGCCAAGGAGGACCCCCGGGACTTCGCCCTATGGAAAGCGGCTGCCCCCGATGAAGTGCATTGGCAGTCGCCCTGGGGCCCGGGTCGGCCCGGCTGGCATATCGAGTGCTCAGCCATGTCGACCTGCTGCCTGGGAGAGAGCTTTGATATTCACGGTGGCGGTCCTGATCTGGTATTTCCCCACCACGAAAACGAAATCGCCCAGTCTGAGGCGGCGACCGGAAAAACCTACGCTGGGGCCTGGATGCACGCGGGCGCGGTGCGGGTAGACAATGAGAAGATGTCCAAGTCTTTGGGCAACTTTTTCACCATTCGCGAAATTCTGGAAAAATACCCCGCCGAGGTGGTGCGCTACTTTTTGATCGCCAGCCATTATCGCAGCGCCATTAATTATTCCGAGGACAACCTGCGGATCGCGCAGCAGAATCTGGAGCGCTTTTATCATAGCCTCAAAGGATTGGATGTGGAGGTGCTGGAGTACGCGGCCCTCCCGGCTAACGACGAGTTTGTAGCGCGTTTTGACGCGGCGATGTCTGACGACTTTAACGTGCCCGAGGCGTTGGCCTGCCTGTTTGATTTGACCCGCAAAATCAACCAGTCCCGCGCTGCTGGCGATCAGGTCGCGGCCCGTGCTCAGGCAAGCCTGCTGAAGTCCCTCGGCGGTTTGCTCGGCATCTTGCAGAGCTCTGCGGAGGCATTTTTGCAGGGTGGTGCTGCCGACGCTATCGCCGCCGAGGATATTGAGGCGCTCATCGCAGAGCGGGCGGCGGCGAAGAAGGCCAAGGCCTTTGGTCGGGCCGATGAAATTCGTCAGCAGCTGTTGGATCAGGGGGTGGTGCTGGAAGACAGTCGGGAAGGCACAACCTGGCGTCGAGAATCAGCAGCTAATCAGTAG
- a CDS encoding VanZ family protein: MSISIWDKLQHLGAYGALMLLAGGNTPRSLLYRGLALIVFSGVMELLQGLAPGRSPSLLDLVANSLGVICGGSAWGCWLYWRHRRRR; encoded by the coding sequence GTGAGTATTTCGATCTGGGACAAGCTGCAGCACCTCGGTGCCTACGGCGCCCTGATGCTGCTCGCAGGCGGCAACACACCGCGCAGCCTACTTTATCGCGGCCTTGCCCTTATCGTTTTCAGCGGGGTCATGGAGTTACTGCAGGGACTGGCACCGGGGCGCTCGCCCTCCCTTCTCGACCTTGTTGCCAATAGTTTGGGAGTGATTTGCGGCGGGAGCGCCTGGGGGTGCTGGCTATACTGGCGTCATCGGCGCCGCCGCTAA
- a CDS encoding lysophospholipid acyltransferase family protein, which translates to MNMLFRLCGTMRPTNEPDLPQPCILAVFHDELAPLCSHYRHRGFTSIASQNHFGYSIAQSMEKIGFEVALGSPSRGGQDAFFQLLRAARKGRTVAFTVDGSRGPRHEMKAGAMTLARKTKTPLVLMRAEYRGWRLESTWDKFKIPYPFARLTIHTERFYWEDYPEDADVEAMTKDAEQRLLALLPDDYQGAQRH; encoded by the coding sequence ATGAATATGCTGTTTCGCCTCTGCGGGACGATGCGCCCCACCAACGAGCCGGACTTGCCACAGCCCTGTATATTGGCGGTGTTCCACGACGAACTCGCGCCTCTGTGCAGCCACTACCGCCACCGAGGTTTCACCAGCATCGCCTCGCAGAACCACTTTGGCTATTCCATCGCCCAATCGATGGAAAAGATTGGCTTTGAAGTCGCCCTCGGCTCTCCCAGCCGAGGCGGCCAGGACGCCTTCTTCCAACTACTTCGGGCCGCTCGCAAAGGACGCACAGTCGCCTTTACCGTCGACGGTTCCCGCGGCCCCCGCCACGAAATGAAGGCCGGCGCCATGACACTGGCGCGAAAGACCAAGACACCACTGGTTCTCATGCGCGCTGAATACCGAGGCTGGCGCCTGGAAAGCACCTGGGATAAATTCAAAATTCCCTACCCCTTTGCTCGATTGACCATCCACACTGAGCGCTTCTACTGGGAAGACTACCCAGAGGATGCGGATGTTGAAGCAATGACCAAGGATGCTGAGCAGCGCCTGCTGGCACTTTTGCCAGACGATTATCAGGGAGCGCAGCGCCATTAA
- the folD gene encoding bifunctional methylenetetrahydrofolate dehydrogenase/methenyltetrahydrofolate cyclohydrolase FolD, which translates to MTAERLDGKALAASWEAQLTERVASLKAQSGGKTPILATILVGADPASATYVKMKGNACERIGMGSLKVELPDTTTTEQLLAKIDELNNNPDVHGILLQHPVPAQIDERACFDAIALSKDVDGVTCLGFGRMAMGEEAYGCATPKGIMRLLEHYSIQLEGKHAVVVGRSPILGKPMAMMLLEANATVTICHSRTQNLPALIKQADIVVGAVGKPEFIKAEWIKDGAVVVDAGYHPGGVGDIELAPLIDRVAAYTPVPGGVGPMTINTLIFQSVASGEKALA; encoded by the coding sequence ATGACAGCAGAGCGATTGGATGGCAAGGCCTTGGCAGCAAGCTGGGAGGCGCAGTTGACCGAGCGCGTCGCCTCTCTCAAGGCCCAATCCGGTGGCAAGACGCCCATTCTTGCCACCATTCTGGTGGGCGCAGACCCTGCTTCGGCAACCTATGTAAAGATGAAGGGCAATGCCTGCGAACGGATCGGCATGGGCTCCCTTAAGGTAGAGCTGCCCGACACCACGACCACCGAGCAATTGCTGGCCAAGATTGACGAGCTGAACAACAACCCCGACGTGCATGGCATCCTCCTGCAACACCCTGTGCCCGCACAGATTGATGAGCGGGCCTGCTTTGACGCCATTGCCCTCAGCAAGGATGTGGATGGCGTCACCTGCCTGGGCTTTGGCCGGATGGCCATGGGCGAAGAAGCCTACGGCTGCGCGACACCCAAGGGCATCATGCGCCTGCTCGAGCACTACAGCATTCAACTAGAAGGCAAACACGCCGTGGTGGTGGGCCGCAGCCCGATCCTGGGCAAACCAATGGCGATGATGTTGCTAGAAGCCAACGCCACAGTGACCATCTGCCACTCTCGCACCCAAAATCTCCCTGCCCTTATCAAACAGGCCGATATCGTCGTTGGCGCCGTGGGCAAGCCGGAGTTTATTAAGGCCGAGTGGATTAAAGATGGCGCCGTGGTCGTAGACGCGGGCTATCACCCGGGCGGTGTTGGCGATATTGAGTTGGCGCCATTGATTGATCGCGTTGCCGCTTACACGCCAGTGCCGGGTGGTGTCGGCCCCATGACCATTAATACCCTGATTTTCCAGAGTGTGGCCTCGGGCGAAAAAGCCCTGGCCTGA